The genome window CTCAGTTCAGCGCCGAACCGCCATCGACAATGATCGTCTGCCCCGTTATAAAGTCGCTGTCGTCGGAAGCAAGAAAAACGATCGTACCGGTAAGATCATCCGGCGTCTCAGGGCGTTTTATGCAGCGACCGGTCGCAGCCATCCTGATCACTTCCGGCGGATCCTGCGGGTTTGCTTTCAGGATCTCAGTCTCTGTATATCCCGGCGCAATAGTATTCACGTTGATGCCGTCGTCACCCACCTCTCTAGCCATGGATCGGCTGATGGCGACGTTGCCGCCTTTCGATACCACATAATGAAGAAAATAAGGCAGCCCCTTGTAGAAAGTTCCCGAGGCGACGTTAATGATCTTCCCTTTTTTCTGCTTTTTCATCTGGGGATAGACAGCTTTCGAGCAGAGAAAGGGTCCCTTCAGATTGACAGCCATCACCTTATCCCATTCAGCAGCAGGTATTTCCCAAAAGGGCTTTTTCACCAGATCGGCAAAGAGGGCCGCATTATTCACAAGAATGTCGATCCTGCCGAAGCGCTCCACGACCTTGCGGGCCAACTCCTGCGTGCTCTCCTCGCTCGTGACATCGGTCTTCACGTAAAGCGCTTCCGCGCCCGTTGCAGTGATGGCATCTACAGTTTCCCTCCCGTCAAGGATGTCGGCTATGACGACCTTTGCCCCTTCCTTAGCCAAGCGAATGGCATAGGCCTTCCCCAGACCGCGCGCTGCTCCTGTGATGATAGCTACTCTGTCCTTCAGTCTCATGTGATCCTCCTTACAGTTTTCCTGGTATTGTAAGTTTTATCCCTTTGTTTTCTTTTTGGCCGCGAGCGCGAAGAAAGTCACGCCCTGACTCCCTCCTTCCCTCGCGGAAGACCTCTCTGTCTTTTCTGTTGCTTGCTTACAGCTTTCTTTTTTCACAGGAATTTTGACGGTACCGTTTTACTCAAATACCATCCTGCCGCTATTCTTATTTCTTCTCGTCGAGGCTGTTTCGCTCAAACCCTCTTTATTGGTACGGACTGGAGATCTTGTGATCCTTCTCCTGCTTTGTCCAATAGTCGATCCGTTCTTTTATGTATTTCACGTATGCCTCGCCGTCCGCCTTCTTGACGCCTTTGGGCTCCAGATCCTTCAGGTGCTGAGTCAGCATGGGTTCGACGGCTTTCTGCCATCTCTTCGTCTCCGCTTCGTCAAGAGAATAAAATTGGCCGCCTTTTTCCTTCAAGAAATCCCTTCCTGCGAGATCGATCTCGTTGGATGCCAGGCCGAACTTCTCATTGTATTCAGCCGACAATTGCGTAAAGACTTTTTTCACGTCGTCAGGGAGTGAATTCCATTTATCCTTGTTCATTATCACGTAGAACGTAAAAACGAGTCCGGCTCCCCGCTGAGAAAGCGTAGCGTGCTTCACCAGTTCTCCGAGCTTCCAGCTTTTCCAGGTCTCCATGGCATCCATGATCCCATCGACAACACCCCTCTGAAGCCCATCGTATGCGTCGGCCATTTCGACCGGCACCGGGGTGGCGCCCAGAGCTTTCGCCGTATCGCCGATTCTTCCCGCGCCGCGGATCTTCAGACCCTTCAGATCTTCCAATTTCCTGACGGGTTTTGATTTTGTGGCTATGATCTGCGGACCGGGAGCAAACAGGTACAATACATGCACATCGTTCCATTCTTTCGGTTTGAACTGGTTATAGAAGTCCTCCTTCACGTGGGTGGCCACATAGCCGCTGGTGTAGCCCACCGGCAAGTCCAGCGTCTCCGTCACGAGAAAGCGTCCCCTCGTATACCCTATGTGGGAAAGCCCCAGGTCCGACACGCCATTGAGAACACCATCATACACTTTCGTGGCGCTGGTCAGTATGCCCCCGGGATAGTAAGTGATCTCGACTTTTCCGTTCGTACGTTTTTTTATCTCATCGCAGTATTGCTGTCCAAGCACGGAAAAGAGATGCGTGGGTGGAAGGAAGTTGCTGTACTTCAATTTGATCGGTTGCTCCGCCGCATGCAGGGTCGGTAGAGCAACGCTCACCAGAAGGGCGACGCAAAATACAAACAGAACAATACGCTTCATCTTGATCCTCCTTTATGTGAATGTTTATGGTACGTACTACACGATCTCACCCGTTACCTTCAGCCCATGAGCAGCTTTGGAAGAAAGAGCGCAAGACCTGGAAATACAAAGAGCAGGCCTGCAAAAATAATAATCCCGATGAGAAAAGGCAGGCTACCTGCGTAGACCGTGCTCATCGGCACTTTAGTCAGGTTTGTGACAATGAAGACATTGATCGCTACCGGTGGGATGATCACGCCAATCATCTGCGTGATGCCCACCATGATGCAGAACCATATCGGATCAAAGCCCAGTTTCAGGACTGCCGGAAAAAATATAGGGGTGGCGAGGATCATAAATGCCATATCGTCGATAAAGGAACCGCCCACAATGTAGACTATACAGATGATAACGATGATCAGGTTCCTATGGATCGGGAGAGTCGTGATCCACCCTGCCATGACCTGCGGAATGGTGGTCACCGCGATGAAGTGGCCGAGCACTGTCGAGGCGCCGATCAGCATGAGCACCATGCAGGCACTGCGGGCTGAATCTGCGACTGCTTTTGCGTACCCCCGCGGCCTCAACTGTTTTCTGCACAACACCAGCAGGAGCAGGGTCGCGGTACCTACGCTGCCCGCCTCCGTTGGGGTGAAGAAGCCGTCCATCAGCCCCACAATCATTATTACAAAAATAGCAAGCACTATTGCGACCTCAGGAACTGTTACCAGGCGCTCTTTCCATGTTGACCTTTTTCCGGCCGGCGCCAACTCCGGGTTCATTTTCGCCCAGCCGAAAATGGTGAAAACGAAAAATAACGCCATCACAAGACCCGGTATAATGCCCGCGAGAAAGAGCTTTCCTACTGACTGCTCTGTGATGATGCCCAGCACAATAAGCCCGACACTCGGCGGCAGCATGCAGCCCAGCGTACCCACGCTTGCCACCACACCGGTCGAAAGTTTTTTGCTGTACTTGTAGCGGTCCATCTCTGGAATGGCGACACTGGTAAACGTTGCCGCGGTTGCAGCCGCCGAACCGCAGAGCGTTTTGAACGCAGTCGCTCCGCCCACTGTGGCCATGGCAAGCCCACCGGGAATGTGGCCTATGAACCGGTAGGCGCATTCATAGAGTCGCTTTGCGATGCCTGACGCGAAAGCGACCTGCCCCATCAGGATGAATATGGGAAATACCGAATAGCCATAGGATGCGAACACGTCGTACATATCTTTCGCGACCAGATGCATGGCTGCCTTCAGGCTGACTAGATAACTGAAACCGACAAAACCAACAAGGAGCATGCACACAGACAATTCCATGCCTGTCATGAAGAGTGCAAGCACGGCCACAAGACCTATACATCCTACGGTTATCTCACTCATACGTGCCACCTATAATCTTGAAAATATCGCACACGAGCACGAGCGAAAGCGCGAAAAAGCTGAATCCGACCGCATAGGGGATGGGATACATCGGCCACTGGAGGGTATTTGATACCTCTCCGGCAGTACGAAACGTGTTGCCTATTTTTAATACATTGCACCCGATCATCAAAAAGATACCGATGCCGACGCATCTCGTGACGATATCTGCTGCGTTTTTACCGACGCCTGGAAGCTTCTTTGTCAGTACATCCACAAAGATATGGCCGCGAAGCCAGGCCGTAATTGGCGTGACGAAGCCGAGGACAATGCCGCTACCCATCGCCACTATCTCGTATGTACCGAGGATCGGCCTGCCGAAAGCCCGCATGATAACATCCGCAGTCGTCAACAGCACGATGAAGGTCAGGACAACGCCAGATATAACCTGCATGAATGCGCTTAACTTAAAAACAGCACGCAGGACTTTTTCCATAACGCCTCCTCAACGCCTCAACTCAACATTAGCTTCAAGACTTTCTTCCACTTTTCTTTCCTCTCCGTTTGCGTGCGGGTTGCTCCTCGAGTACCTCGCTTACATATGTGAGGTGTTTTTCCATAAGGGCGGACGCGCGCTTGTGCTCCCGCATTTTTATTGCTTTGACGATTTCTTCGTGCTCTTTTATGGCGCGGCCCGACACCTCGAGGTCGAGGCCGATCCGGCTTCTGAAATCTGCCACCACGGCAATGAGCGATTCCATGACGATTACAAAAAGACCATTCTTTGACGCCTTTGCCACCAACCTGTGGAATTCCGCGTTCTTTTCAAATGCATCGAGATTCTTTGCGTAAATCATTTTTTCAAGTGCCAGGTTGTCTTCAAGCTTTTGAATATCCTCATGGTCGGCACGATTTATTGCTTCGTCCAATATGGCTTTCTCGATCTTGATACGCGCAATCTCGATCTCCTCCTTGCTGATGCTTTTCATTTGA of Syntrophorhabdales bacterium contains these proteins:
- a CDS encoding 3-oxoacyl-ACP reductase family protein, whose protein sequence is MRLKDRVAIITGAARGLGKAYAIRLAKEGAKVVIADILDGRETVDAITATGAEALYVKTDVTSEESTQELARKVVERFGRIDILVNNAALFADLVKKPFWEIPAAEWDKVMAVNLKGPFLCSKAVYPQMKKQKKGKIINVASGTFYKGLPYFLHYVVSKGGNVAISRSMAREVGDDGINVNTIAPGYTETEILKANPQDPPEVIRMAATGRCIKRPETPDDLTGTIVFLASDDSDFITGQTIIVDGGSALN
- a CDS encoding TRAP transporter substrate-binding protein, giving the protein MKRIVLFVFCVALLVSVALPTLHAAEQPIKLKYSNFLPPTHLFSVLGQQYCDEIKKRTNGKVEITYYPGGILTSATKVYDGVLNGVSDLGLSHIGYTRGRFLVTETLDLPVGYTSGYVATHVKEDFYNQFKPKEWNDVHVLYLFAPGPQIIATKSKPVRKLEDLKGLKIRGAGRIGDTAKALGATPVPVEMADAYDGLQRGVVDGIMDAMETWKSWKLGELVKHATLSQRGAGLVFTFYVIMNKDKWNSLPDDVKKVFTQLSAEYNEKFGLASNEIDLAGRDFLKEKGGQFYSLDEAETKRWQKAVEPMLTQHLKDLEPKGVKKADGEAYVKYIKERIDYWTKQEKDHKISSPYQ
- a CDS encoding TRAP transporter large permease; amino-acid sequence: MSEITVGCIGLVAVLALFMTGMELSVCMLLVGFVGFSYLVSLKAAMHLVAKDMYDVFASYGYSVFPIFILMGQVAFASGIAKRLYECAYRFIGHIPGGLAMATVGGATAFKTLCGSAAATAATFTSVAIPEMDRYKYSKKLSTGVVASVGTLGCMLPPSVGLIVLGIITEQSVGKLFLAGIIPGLVMALFFVFTIFGWAKMNPELAPAGKRSTWKERLVTVPEVAIVLAIFVIMIVGLMDGFFTPTEAGSVGTATLLLLVLCRKQLRPRGYAKAVADSARSACMVLMLIGASTVLGHFIAVTTIPQVMAGWITTLPIHRNLIIVIICIVYIVGGSFIDDMAFMILATPIFFPAVLKLGFDPIWFCIMVGITQMIGVIIPPVAINVFIVTNLTKVPMSTVYAGSLPFLIGIIIFAGLLFVFPGLALFLPKLLMG
- a CDS encoding TRAP transporter small permease; amino-acid sequence: MEKVLRAVFKLSAFMQVISGVVLTFIVLLTTADVIMRAFGRPILGTYEIVAMGSGIVLGFVTPITAWLRGHIFVDVLTKKLPGVGKNAADIVTRCVGIGIFLMIGCNVLKIGNTFRTAGEVSNTLQWPMYPIPYAVGFSFFALSLVLVCDIFKIIGGTYE
- a CDS encoding FCD domain-containing protein, whose translation is MRAPRTTYNDEIFRPVRTKRAFEEISTEIKRLIFAGALKPGDRLPGENELARKYNVSRQTIREALRVLELTGVIKMRKGGIGGPLVVDTMLHAINNLYLDAVQMKSISKEEIEIARIKIEKAILDEAINRADHEDIQKLEDNLALEKMIYAKNLDAFEKNAEFHRLVAKASKNGLFVIVMESLIAVVADFRSRIGLDLEVSGRAIKEHEEIVKAIKMREHKRASALMEKHLTYVSEVLEEQPARKRRGKKSGRKS